The following coding sequences are from one Nilaparvata lugens isolate BPH chromosome 4, ASM1435652v1, whole genome shotgun sequence window:
- the LOC111047643 gene encoding pinin, which yields MESSIMKVYGSLQAELEKAKEDLKGVEENIKKIIGRDPNDGPPSRQDICCRTVTATTRGRERQEDSWTGRGAAEVVRPSVKKRLGDPKTVFSRLSGPPRYRHDENMSGDEDSTPVKGNKPSLSSQVNLCSFSQPSRQEVITAQGADEHSKARNRRMFGALLGTLHKFRQEETRLKDREQKKAQVEKQLEEAARREKDELKRERQELFQNRKRRQAEIRNIELKMARIQEQENWEKLQKPLLNFIQTRSKPYLYYLPKTHNAKTEERLASSQKSVTKMIEKKRKEVQEEVAAILKRGMGPHMSSVVNAGGEAKSANDLGIDYEDDEEDEDVNDEEVGVVDEEMVEDDDDNDEEHDEQMNVDLGDKENIAVLPDLVKIKKEKVEDNSGIDSQLSGKVESESLQSKADGKVTEEVEPS from the exons ATGGAATCATCAATAATGAAGGTTTATGGAAGCTTACAAGCTGAATTGGAAAAGGCTAAAGAAGATTTGAAAGGAGTGGAagaaaacatcaagaaaataatcGGCAGGGATCCAAATGATGGGCCGCCTTCCAG ACAAGACATTTGTTGCAGGACGGTGACAGCGACGACGAGGGGACGCGAACGCCAGGAGGACTCGTGGACTGGACGCGGAGCGGCGGAGGTGGTGCGGCCGTCCGTCAAAAAGAGACTAGGAGATCCCAAAACTGTTTTCAGCCG GTTATCCGGGCCGCCACGGTATCGGCATGACGAAAACATGAGTGGAGACGAAGATAGCACTCCAGTAAAAGGAAATAAG CCATCTTTGTCTTCGCAAGTCAACCTTTGCTCGTTTTCGCAGCCCTCTAGACAAGAGGTAATAACTGCACAAGGAGCCGATGAGCATAGCAAAGCCAG GAACCGGAGAATGTTTGGAGCACTTCTAGGAACTCTTCATAAATTCAGACAAGAAGAAACAAGGCTGAAAGATAGG GAACAAAAGAAAGCTCAGGTCGAGAAGCAATTGGAAGAAGCTGCTAGAAGAGAGAAAGATGAACTAAAAAGGGAGAGACAAGAGCTTTTCCAGAACAGGAAACGACGGCAAGCGGAGATTCgtaatattgaactgaaaatggCTCGAATTCAagag CAAGAGAACTGGGAGAAATTACAGAAGCCTTTGCTTAATTTCATTCAGACTCGATCCAAACCGTATCTGTACTACTTGCCCAAAACACACAATGCGAAGACTGAGGAGCGGCTGGCATCTAGTCAGAAGTCTGTCACAA AGATGatagagaagaaaaggaaagaaGTTCAAGAGGAAGTGGCGGCTATTCTGAAACGGGGAATGGGTCCTCATATGAGCTCGGTTGTCAATGCTGGTGGAGAAGCGAAGTCCGCCAACGATCTAGGAATCGATTAcgaagatgatgaagaggatGAGGATGTTAATGACGAAGAAGTCGGTGTTGTGGATGAGGAAATGgttgaggatgatgatgataatgatgaagagCACGACGAACAAATGAATGTTGATTTAGGAGATAAAGAAAACATAGCTGTACTACCAG ATTTGGTGAAAATAAAGAAGGAAAAAGTTGAGGATAATAGTGGTATTGATAGCCAACTATCAGGTAAGGTAGAGTCAGAGTCATTACAGAGTAAAGCCGATGGAAAGGTAACAGAAGAAGTTGAACCGTCATAG
- the LOC111047626 gene encoding uncharacterized protein LOC111047626, protein MIKLVPMTSFVTLGLLMYNRSRFQLFIKLAIFSISYIPLISSIPLAIDVSSNQVLNSIENNHSVAPFWENPCGLLANTSEPLNTDDVNATYTRSLRKIRQHLKMAQQHLTASKTRSLLFLNTRKGLDRDNYNRNWIPDINSVTPILESNGVQTSSNYGEKLSVLYSDLQRFAVAFEQMQLDEGDDTDRRVCLTVLTEFLRELLCEVESTIIELGNEVPQTIARSVMSPQERSVAKATSSSGGSYISTTQKMIRDNGILFKYKEFLEAWLRVYKIARRTNNNSDQ, encoded by the exons ATGATAAAATTAGTACCCATGACAAGTTTCGTCACATTGGGATTGCTCATGTATAATCGTAGtagatttcaattatttataaagttggctattttttcaatttcgtaCATTCCACTTATTAGTTCAATCCCTCTGGCGATTGATGTGAGTTCTAATCAAGTTTTGAATAGTATAGAAAATAATCACAGTGTTGCCCCATTTTGGGAAAATCCCTGTGGACTGTTGGCGAATACATCAGAGCCATTGAACACAGATGATGTGAATGCCACTTACACGCGCAGCCTCCGTAAGATACGACAACACCTCAAAATGGCTCAGCAACATTTGACCGCCTCCAAAACCAGaagtctattatttttaaat ACTCGGAAAGGACTTGATCGAGACAATTATAACAGGAATTGGATTCCAGATATTAATTCAGTGACACCAATTCTTGAGTCAAATGGCGTGCAGACATCAAGCAAT TACGGGGAAAAACTGTCAGTATTATACAGCGATTTGCAGAGGTTTGCAGTTGCTTTCGAGCAAATGCAATTGGATGAAGGTGATGACACGGACCGGAGAGTTTGTCTAACAGTATTAACCGAGTTTTTGAGAGAG CTATTATGTGAGGTTGAGAGTACAATTATAGAGCTTGGCAACGAAGTGCCACAAACGATTGCTAGGTCAGTGATGAGCCCTCAAGAGAGAAGCGTTGCCAAGGCAACATCCTCCAGTGGAGGATCATACATATCAACAACGCAGAAAATGATTCGGGACAATGGCATCCTCTTCAAATACAAAGAGTTTCTAGAAGCATGGTTACGAGTGTACAAAATAGCAAGGAGAACTAATAATAATAGCGATCAATGA